In Carassius auratus strain Wakin chromosome 46, ASM336829v1, whole genome shotgun sequence, the following proteins share a genomic window:
- the LOC113064310 gene encoding syntaxin-2 isoform X1, translating into MKDRLGDLTALCHDIIIIAPVESSGFLEEFLLKVNEVQQLIERISLSVEEVKLRHSTLLTEINPPNYVREELEQFSRDIKQTADLIKVKLKDLEGKFSENENANSSSVYCRIQSTQHTVLSLRFAEIMNMYNQELLSFRTRSKDWIQRQLEISGKIITEEETEVLLQSNNPAVFTSNINSGSCITGQALNDIELRHKDILYLEASIRELHSMFIDIAMLVNSQGEMANNIAKTVMKAENYVDQGKENMVKAVDYKKSWRIRLPLFKSKAKPATSKGS; encoded by the exons ATGAAGGACCGTCTGGGCGATTTAACAGCC CTCTgtcatgacatcatcatcatcgctcCTGTGGAGTCCAGTGGTTTCCTAGAGGAATTCCTCCTTAAG GTTAACGAGGTTCAGCAACTTATCGAGAGAATTTCCCTCAGTGTGGAAGAAGTGAAGCTGAGACATAGTACCCTTTTGACAGAAATCAACCCACCGAACT ATGTGAGAGAGGAACTTGAGCAGTTTAGCAGGGACATCAAGCAGACAGCCGATCTAATCAAGGTTAAACTAAAAG ATTTAGAAGGAAAATTCTCAGAGAATGAGAATGCTAACAGCAGCTCTGTGTACTGCCGTATCCAGAGTACTCAG CACACAGTACTTTCACTGAGGTTTGCAGAAATAATGAATATGTACAATCAAGAACTGCTATCTTTCCGGACGAGGAGTAAAGATTGGATACAAAGACAGCTGGAGATCA gtggCAAGATCATCACTGAAGAAGAGACTGAGGTTTTGCTGCAAAGTAACAACCCTGCTGTTTTTACCTCAAAC ATCAACTCTGGCTCCTGCATCACGGGGCAAGCACTGAATGATATTGAGTTACGGCATAAGGATATTCTCTATCTGGAGGCCAGCATTCGAGAGCTGCATAGCATGTTTATTGATATAGCCATGTTAGTCAAtagccag GGTGAAATGGCAAACAACATAGCAAAGACTGTAATGAAAGCTGAAAACTATGTAGATCAAGGGAAAGAGAATATGGTAAAAGCGGTTGATTACAAGAAGTCCTGGAGAATAAGACTGCCTTTATTCAAGAGCAAAGCGAAACCAGCTACCAGCAAGGGCTCTTGA
- the LOC113064310 gene encoding syntaxin-2 isoform X2 has translation MKDRLGDLTALCHDIIIIAPVESSGFLEEFLLKVNEVQQLIERISLSVEEVKLRHSTLLTEINPPNYVREELEQFSRDIKQTADLIKVKLKDLEGKFSENENANSSSVYCRIQSTQHTVLSLRFAEIMNMYNQELLSFRTRSKDWIQRQLEISGKIITEEETEVLLQSNNPAVFTSNGEMANNIAKTVMKAENYVDQGKENMVKAVDYKKSWRIRLPLFKSKAKPATSKGS, from the exons ATGAAGGACCGTCTGGGCGATTTAACAGCC CTCTgtcatgacatcatcatcatcgctcCTGTGGAGTCCAGTGGTTTCCTAGAGGAATTCCTCCTTAAG GTTAACGAGGTTCAGCAACTTATCGAGAGAATTTCCCTCAGTGTGGAAGAAGTGAAGCTGAGACATAGTACCCTTTTGACAGAAATCAACCCACCGAACT ATGTGAGAGAGGAACTTGAGCAGTTTAGCAGGGACATCAAGCAGACAGCCGATCTAATCAAGGTTAAACTAAAAG ATTTAGAAGGAAAATTCTCAGAGAATGAGAATGCTAACAGCAGCTCTGTGTACTGCCGTATCCAGAGTACTCAG CACACAGTACTTTCACTGAGGTTTGCAGAAATAATGAATATGTACAATCAAGAACTGCTATCTTTCCGGACGAGGAGTAAAGATTGGATACAAAGACAGCTGGAGATCA gtggCAAGATCATCACTGAAGAAGAGACTGAGGTTTTGCTGCAAAGTAACAACCCTGCTGTTTTTACCTCAAAC GGTGAAATGGCAAACAACATAGCAAAGACTGTAATGAAAGCTGAAAACTATGTAGATCAAGGGAAAGAGAATATGGTAAAAGCGGTTGATTACAAGAAGTCCTGGAGAATAAGACTGCCTTTATTCAAGAGCAAAGCGAAACCAGCTACCAGCAAGGGCTCTTGA